In Limibacillus sp., a genomic segment contains:
- a CDS encoding SDR family NAD(P)-dependent oxidoreductase, translated as MDVKGLAAIVTGGGSGLGAETARHLAAAGAKVTVLDLNQEAVDAVAKEIGGLGLVCDVSSAADAEAAVAKAREAHGPCRIVVNCAGIAPAKRIVGRDGPMPLEAFEKVIQVNLIGSFNLLRLGAADMLAADPINEDGERGVIISTASIAAVEGQLGQVAYSASKAGIMGMMLPAAREFAKNGVRVLTIAPGLIGTPLLLNMPQEVQDNLASQVPFPHRFGHSSEFAKLVMHICENTMLNADTIRLDGAMRMQ; from the coding sequence ATGGACGTAAAGGGACTTGCAGCGATCGTGACGGGCGGCGGCTCGGGTCTGGGGGCGGAGACGGCGCGCCATCTGGCGGCCGCGGGCGCCAAGGTGACCGTTCTGGACCTCAATCAGGAGGCGGTGGACGCCGTCGCCAAGGAGATCGGCGGCCTGGGCCTCGTCTGCGACGTCTCTTCGGCCGCCGACGCCGAAGCCGCCGTCGCCAAAGCGCGCGAGGCGCATGGCCCCTGCCGGATCGTGGTGAACTGCGCTGGCATCGCGCCCGCCAAACGCATCGTGGGCCGTGACGGCCCCATGCCGCTGGAAGCCTTCGAGAAGGTCATCCAGGTCAACCTGATCGGCAGCTTCAATCTGCTGCGTCTCGGCGCCGCCGACATGCTGGCCGCGGATCCGATCAACGAGGACGGCGAGCGCGGCGTGATCATTTCCACGGCCTCCATCGCCGCCGTCGAGGGCCAGTTGGGCCAGGTCGCCTATTCCGCCTCCAAGGCCGGGATCATGGGCATGATGCTGCCCGCGGCGCGCGAGTTCGCGAAGAACGGCGTGCGCGTCCTGACCATCGCGCCGGGCCTGATCGGAACGCCGCTGCTCTTGAACATGCCGCAGGAGGTGCAGGACAACCTCGCCAGCCAGGTGCCCTTCCCGCACCGCTTCGGCCATTCCAGCGAATTCGCAAAGCTGGTGATGCACATCTGCGAGAACACCATGCTGAACGCCGACACCATCCGCCTGGACGGTGCGATGCGCATGCAGTGA
- a CDS encoding cobalamin B12-binding domain-containing protein → MSHDRPEPSSKADYASSFLGPESLGGLGEDEVRSLAGVIERSVIPELVKAQERHYGRLGVKADPSEYEALLTEAYPKALKLFCNYQLEESRKLILGLLKAGVPVQFIYLNLLAPVAQEVGRMWEDDRMDFFGVTQALGALQLVLHQIGDHSVAEPQGYDQTRRIAIARAPGEQHFFGVIVVREFFRLGGWDVHGGIEMEVGNELLEMIEKQWFPLIGISVGAETQVQKVAKAIPAIREASKNRRIGVLIGGPAFLSNPTLVDAVGGDATAKNAEQALEAAEELLAKAFDKS, encoded by the coding sequence ATGTCGCACGATAGGCCGGAACCTAGTTCCAAGGCCGACTACGCTTCTTCCTTTCTCGGCCCGGAGAGCTTGGGTGGCTTGGGAGAGGATGAGGTACGAAGCCTCGCTGGCGTCATTGAACGCAGCGTAATTCCGGAACTCGTCAAAGCTCAGGAACGCCACTACGGACGCCTCGGCGTGAAGGCCGACCCGTCGGAGTACGAAGCTCTCCTGACCGAGGCCTACCCCAAGGCCTTGAAACTCTTCTGCAACTATCAGCTCGAGGAATCCCGCAAGCTGATCCTCGGCCTCTTGAAGGCCGGTGTGCCGGTTCAGTTCATCTACCTGAACCTGCTGGCGCCGGTCGCTCAGGAAGTGGGCCGCATGTGGGAAGACGACCGCATGGACTTCTTCGGCGTCACCCAGGCGCTGGGCGCGTTGCAGTTGGTTCTGCACCAGATTGGCGACCACAGCGTCGCCGAACCTCAGGGCTACGACCAGACCCGCCGCATCGCGATTGCCCGCGCGCCCGGCGAACAGCATTTCTTCGGTGTCATCGTGGTGCGGGAGTTCTTCCGCCTCGGCGGCTGGGACGTGCACGGCGGGATCGAGATGGAGGTCGGCAACGAGCTTCTGGAGATGATCGAAAAGCAGTGGTTCCCGCTCATCGGCATCTCCGTCGGTGCGGAGACTCAGGTCCAGAAGGTCGCCAAGGCGATCCCCGCGATCCGCGAAGCCTCGAAGAACCGCCGCATCGGCGTTCTGATCGGCGGCCCTGCTTTCCTGTCCAACCCGACCCTGGTCGATGCGGTCGGCGGCGACGCAACGGCCAAGAACGCCGAACAGGCTCTAGAGGCGGCCGAGGAGCTGCTGGCCAAGGCCTTCGACAAGTCCTAG